A DNA window from Mytilus edulis chromosome 14, xbMytEdul2.2, whole genome shotgun sequence contains the following coding sequences:
- the LOC139502488 gene encoding SMC5-SMC6 complex localization factor protein 1-like, whose amino-acid sequence MDGSTSLHTCLLKGDNFRIMELLLKIDPNDMTVNIQNISGLTPLHLACQLVSRKCTEILVNCPETDLNIPTLDGKLAEEMTNNKNIIKIVQRGRRGHPVRYKPSSKSRSSSVTNASIYTQPFQSEAQIYHQFGESSFPLRSYEA is encoded by the exons ATGGATGGTTCAACTTCACTGCATACTTGTCTACTCAAGGGAGACAACTTCAGAATAATGGAGTTGCTACTAAAAATAGATCCCAATGATATGACTGTCAACATTCAAAATATCTCAGGGTTAACCCCTTTACATTTAGCCTGCCAGTTAGTAAGTAGGAAATGTACAGAAATTCTTGTT AACTGTCCTGAGACTGATTTAAATATTCCGACGTTGGATGGAAAACTGGCTGAAGAGATgaccaataacaaaaacattatcaaaataGTTCAGAGGGGCAGACGGGGACATCCTGTCAG atataagcCATCCTCAAAGTCTCGTTCATCTTCGGTCACAAATGCTTCAATATATACACAGCCATTCCAGTCAGAAGCCCAAATCTACCATCAATTTGGAGAAAGTTCATTCCCGCTTCGAAGCTATGAAGCTTAA